AGATATCAGTGCAGTCATTGATGGATATGTCCATTGTACActcattaaataaagaaagactAAAACGCGTTCGCAAATTATCTCAAAAAATCTACGAGGTTGTGAATATTAACCGCGCAAAataacaattaaaaaactcaAAGTAAGAGTGAAAGAAACCAAAGTAAGGGTTGTCGTCAGTTGATTTTcgaattaattaatttttaaataaattagtaAACCTTGCAACGTCTCCCATTCAACTTGCCAAATGCCGCACAATTGACTCCtactaaaaaaagagttaCTGAGTGCATTGCAAATGGTCAACTTTACGATATCATACTATTCCAGTAACTAATAATTAACGAGACGataaatatcattattTGACAGAACGCAACATCGCAGACTCTAATAGCGAGAGTTCGCTGTTGTTCTTTAAATGTTTGATGTGAGGCAGGAAATATAGGAGAGTATATTTTGTTGTGCAATCATTCATTCTTATAGTACAACTGTAATAAAAAGTCATGGAAGAGCAATTTCCAAAAGctgtattttaaaaatttacggTTTTCTGCTACGCCTCGTTGTTAAATACAAATCCATGTTTTTCGAAATTTCAGCATATTTGTCACCAATGTGATGGCCAAACAACAACTCACAAAGAAGGTAGTCTATGTTAAACATCTCAGTTCTACCTAAAACATACTCATGTATACCCCCTTCTAAGAATtgcttctctttttctttatttatttattttcaccTTGAATCCTTTACTCGATTTCCCACTGCTGTACCAATATTCCTCTCCTCGTCCAAACAACTAGATCTTTATGGAAGTTACTACTGGGAAGCGAATATTACTAAGACATTACAAAAATGTGTGTACTATTTTACGGTCGAATTGGTCGACACAAAGAAATGGTAAAACGCGACCGACCTACTAAttaattctaaaaaaaatcatcaaatTAACAATTGGTATTTGTTTGATCATAACGATGTATATGAAATGTCATAAAGTACTTGAGTGTAGAAACGCATGCGTGCGACGAGTGACGAGCTCAACTATAAGCAATTGATATGGAGGCGAAACTTTCTGTAAGGAGAGAAATCTAATCCTTCTTCATAGTATGCATCTCTTGGTCAGGCTCAAAATGTTGAATTTCAGGATGAGCAGACAAAGCATCTACTGCATTCTCAGGAAGAGAAACGCTGAATCCCTTAAATACGGTATCATAAGTATGACCAATTTTAGCACCAGATGCCTCTAAATcagattttattttatccaTCGATGCAGGATCAACAGAATCTTTCAATTGAACGATATACGACTTTTGACTCATGGCGAAATAACGAAGGcgaaaaaaacaaggaaaGTAGCGTTTCAGATTTTTTAGCTGTACTTAAAATTCACTTAattgtcaaaaaatgaacaaGCTTATGTAGTACAGATAAGAAGGAATTGAGCGCAAAGGGGAAAAGGCTGGTTTATATAGCATTCGCCATGTGCATTACGTAGGTCAGCTTATCTAAATAGAACGGTTGTGCACATTGCTTGCTTAGCCAATTTATTAGctctttctctttcagTATACTTTTTAACGAAAGTCAAAAGAACTttggtaaaataaataacaaaatatatattacaTTTTCGTATTGTACATTGAGAAGGCTATTGCATTTGCATATAGGGACACAATATTCCTCattattcctttttttcaCGCAGTGTAGACAACGCGGTCTGGAAAAGACATACATCCATTGGAATTGAGTTGTATTTTTGGGATAGGCGGTTGAGTGAGaatgaaattgagaaaTTAGATGCTTTAATAACCAGTGCTTTTAAATTGCTTCTTGCTTTTTGATCAACACCGTGATTTCACTCCTGCGAGGTACATGTTACCTAGCTTTGATctaatttgaaaagttgGACTCATGGATGGTAAAGAGAGAAATTTCGTTTTATCCATACTTAATCATAGTATGTCTCTCACGCATACTCTCACATAGGTAGTTAATTGGGATTctcatttgtttaaaatttagCTGGTTTGCAAAGGAAAACAGGTTGACTCCTGTCTTTTTTGGGTCTTTGggatttcttttgtttttgctttttcgTCTCTGGTTTTgggtattttaaaaaaatcacaaTGATTTTAGAAGACACGGATCTACCTTTAAGTCACGAACAGCCTTCTTACTCTCAAATTAAAGATGTTTTGGACAAAATTCCTACTGGGGAGCACTTGTGGGACCTTCCTAAGTATGAGGAGAAAATAATCCTCAATTGGCTTATCAAGCTCTTAGCTACAAATTTGGAATGGATCACAGTTGAAGAGGAACGAGACTATTTGGTTAGCACGATTTGTGAACGAATTGCAGAGCGTAGTGGTAGACTTGCAGCTCCTACTAGGAAGAGGGAATTTTCCCTTTCAAATGGTGTTTCTGTAGTTCTTCGAGAGCCCACTATGACCTATAATACTTTAGGATTTAAAACATGGGGGTCTGCTCCCTTGCTTTCAGCAAATCTTCCCAAATGGGAAGATTTGAGTAATTCCATTAACGCGCTAGAATTAGGGGCTGGGACTGGGCTTGTTGGCATTAGTGCAGCCATTCAATTAGGATGGCAAGTTGTATGTACAGATCTACCAGATATAGTAGAAAATATGCAGTATAACGTTGATTACAATTCTGAACTTATCCAGCAATATGCGGGTTCAGTAAGCTGTCATGTATTAGATTGGATGAATCCCCCAGATGATGATAACCGACCATCATGGCTTATTAAACCATTTCAACGGATTATAGCAAGTGATTGTATCTATGAAACTCATTTCGGCGAGTTAGCCATTGCACTGTTTCGTAAATATTTAGCTAAGGACGGGATTGTTATCACAGAGTATCCACTTCGCGAAACACATTTGGAAGAAATAGGTGTGTTTGAAAAGGGAATGGACGCCGCCGGATTTGAAAGACAAATGGGAGAAGAAATTGGTGAAGAAGACTTTGGCTCTCTATACCCAGTAACTTGTCGTTGGAGTAGATGGAAATACCATGGATAACTTAAAATGTATCAATCTATAGGTCAAACCATGTTGCAAACTAGAAAAAGCGAGCCAAAATAATTgggttttattttttccttgtttgaataattttagattttaatAGCAAAGCAATAGATTcttttgtattatttacaGTATCAAAGGGAATCACTTTTGGTTTTAAAGCTGGCTTTTTGAGCCCgcttttttctgtttaGAGGAACGAAATTGCGTAGGTTGGTTTAGATCAACAGGACATCGATACTGAATTACGGTTTAGTAGAAAATCTATTTGAGAAAGTTACCGATTGTTTTCTTgtaaatacttttttatcCTTCCGCGTTCATTCAAAGCAACACATTAGTATCGTTTCGTCTCTATGAGCTTTCATAGTTATTTTCTACAAATTCAAACGGAGGACTAGAAATTAGAAAGTAGAATTAACCATAAACATTTCACTTACCCTTCGTACTTTCGATCTTTAATCAGCATGCGAAGCTAAACCCTACCCTAATTTCTCCGACAGTGTGCCAATGGGACTCCCGAGGATTGGCGTTGGCCTTCTTCCTTACACACCCAAATTCCCCCTCTCTCTATAATTCGATCTTTTTAGcattaaattattgaattaaGCTAATAATTATgtatctttcaaaaattatctGCAAAAAAGTGCCAATGAAGCTTCTCTGCACTCGCAATGCTGCTACTGTGAGTGCTGCTGCTACCAACGCTTTGCAGAAAGAGCAGCCTTCCGGAGAGGCCATGATCGCTCGTCCTCGTTTGGTTGATTTGGACAAGCGTTGGGGTATTATGTCTCAGGAGGAGAAAGACGGTCTTATCACAGATTTGTATGCTCGTCAGAAACAACCCTGGACGACACTCTCCATTGAGGAAAAGAAAGCCGCATATTGGATTGCTTTTGGTGAACACGGTCCTCGTGCTTTCAGCCACATTAGTCAAAAGACAGTTTTTTGGGGAACTGTCGCTGGTTTAACGATCGGTGTCGTATTGTTTGGTCTCATCCGCACTCAAGCTGCTCCTTCTCCTCGTACCATGACTCGTGAATGGCAAGAGAAGTCCAATGAGTACATGAAGGAGAACAAGATCAACCCTATTAGTGGTGAAGCTAGCGAAGGGTTTAAGGGACGTGGTCAAATTTCCGGTGGTATTTTCTCCCCCTCCGAAAAGGACAAGAAATAAGAAATTCCCACATTTTGAGTTCAATAAAGTTTCAGCATGATCTGggtttctttttgcttagtcaaatgaaaatttatttagttgttttatttcttgAGCCTAACTCGACTTTCATGGTAAGATGCTACTTCGTCGGACCCACCATTATCAGGTACTGGAAGGTTTGACTTTGCTACATTCgcttcttttatttctaaaaacGAGTTTTAATTTATCCCCCTTtctaatgaaaatttcagCTTATCGTGAATAAGTCCGGAATATAGTAAATCGTAAATTCATTGCTTTGCTGAATGTAGTTGATTAACAATTGGGGTAGTGAACGCTAATCGAAGTTCGAATGCTTATTGTAACGTTGTAAGCTTCATGCTAATGATCTCTGAATACATCTATGTACACGGTTGGCGtatcaatttatttagaCAAGTTGTCATTGGATGAAGTTTCACAATCATTATTTAGTTTTAATCTACAAAATCACTTTCCCAAAAACCATTTGGAATAGGTTTGGGGATGTTTAATTTTCGATGCCGGCCTACTTTTTGCACCAAAGGTTGATGCTTACAATTGGGTAAAGAGCCACCACCCAAGCGGTTTTCGTCATTCCAAGTAGGCGCAACGCTGCTTTCTTTGACTGGACCATGTAACTCATAGAACTAAAACACCAATTAGTAGGGaaaaaagccaaaaatACTCTTACCTTTTGGCAATCCGGACATTCGTAAGCAGGAAGTGCTTTACGTTTATTACCTCGAATAACATCatcgtttaaaaattcaggCTCAAATGGTCGCTTCTTTTCAGTCCCCTTTTTCTGGCGATTGTCAGATACTCCCAACGTATTTATGTCCAACGGAGCTAATGGTTGTGTTTCACGTAGCAATATCATGTCTTCAGGTGACCTTGCTCGTAAATGCATTTCACCGTCGGAACTTTCAAAGGACTCTGCGCCTATAGGATTTGtgtccaaaaatttttcttctttcacgTTACCCAATGGCACAGAAATTGGTTTGACAAATGCTGAAGCATTTTGCACAGGAAGAGTGGGTGAATGCGGAGGGATTTTAACGCTTTGGTTTTTCTCTGAAAAAGGGGCATTTAAAGAAGGGTCCTCTTCGTCCACTGTATCACTTCCAGGAATCTCATCCTCGTCTGTTGTGCTATCCAATTCCTGAATGGTATTTGAACTAACTTTGGAAGACGCAGATGAGGATAtctgttttgttttaacaCTTTCCAACTCCTTTTCAACTTGAATCCTCAGTTTCTTTTCCAAGACCAATTGAGATTTAAGTCTAGCAATTTCGACTTCATATTGCTCTAGAAGGTTTCCTAACTG
Above is a genomic segment from Schizosaccharomyces pombe strain 972h- genome assembly, chromosome: III containing:
- the ctp1 gene encoding CtIP family endonuclease, whose protein sequence is MNEEEHNKSVHWSIVYRQLGNLLEQYEVEIARLKSQLVLEKKLRIQVEKELESVKTKQISSSASSKVSSNTIQELDSTTDEDEIPGSDTVDEEDPSLNAPFSEKNQSVKIPPHSPTLPVQNASAFVKPISVPLGNVKEEKFLDTNPIGAESFESSDGEMHLRARSPEDMILLRETQPLAPLDINTLGVSDNRQKKGTEKKRPFEPEFLNDDVIRGNKRKALPAYECPDCQKFYELHGPVKESSVAPTWNDENRLGGGSLPNCKHQPLVQKVGRHRKLNIPKPIPNGFWESDFVD
- the cox5 gene encoding cytochrome c oxidase subunit V; its protein translation is MYLSKIICKKVPMKLLCTRNAATVSAAATNALQKEQPSGEAMIARPRLVDLDKRWGIMSQEEKDGLITDLYARQKQPWTTLSIEEKKAAYWIAFGEHGPRAFSHISQKTVFWGTVAGLTIGVVLFGLIRTQAAPSPRTMTREWQEKSNEYMKENKINPISGEASEGFKGRGQISGGIFSPSEKDKK
- the pbi2 gene encoding proteinase B inhibitor Pbi2, with product MSQKSYIVQLKDSVDPASMDKIKSDLEASGAKIGHTYDTVFKGFSVSLPENAVDALSAHPEIQHFEPDQEMHTMKKD
- the efm2 gene encoding methyltransferase Rrg1, whose product is MILEDTDLPLSHEQPSYSQIKDVLDKIPTGEHLWDLPKYEEKIILNWLIKLLATNLEWITVEEERDYLVSTICERIAERSGRLAAPTRKREFSLSNGVSVVLREPTMTYNTLGFKTWGSAPLLSANLPKWEDLSNSINALELGAGTGLVGISAAIQLGWQVVCTDLPDIVENMQYNVDYNSELIQQYAGSVSCHVLDWMNPPDDDNRPSWLIKPFQRIIASDCIYETHFGELAIALFRKYLAKDGIVITEYPLRETHLEEIGVFEKGMDAAGFERQMGEEIGEEDFGSLYPVTCRWSRWKYHG